A genomic region of Streptomyces rimosus contains the following coding sequences:
- a CDS encoding M20 family metallopeptidase → MTSTTTPAPGSAVLPAAVKDAVRQHIADRRGTLLDLSRRIHGCPETAFTEHRAAAWCAELLREHGFAVTAPAHGLDTAFVATAGTGPVTVAIACEYDALPDLGHACGHNLIAAAGVGAALGLAPFAAELGLTVRVVGTPAEERGAGKALLLEAGAFDGVDAAMMVHPCPFEMSDFRSFALGTLSVTYTGRTAHPSLNPHEGRNAADALTVAQVALGLLRQQLPPQWRVHGVTTSAGSAPNAIPDRATAEYEIRAEAAEDLRELRERVEACFRAGALATGCEVTLERPEPDYLDFRGDPGLIALWEANARALGRPEPVVRGPFACTDMGNVSHAVPSIHPVLDISGGACGPHEPEFAEAAVSPAAEQALLDGAVGLAWTAADFAYGRNGGSGGAAGA, encoded by the coding sequence ATGACGTCCACCACCACCCCCGCCCCCGGGTCCGCCGTACTGCCCGCCGCCGTCAAGGACGCCGTGCGGCAGCACATCGCGGACCGGCGCGGCACCCTGCTGGACCTCAGCCGCCGTATCCACGGCTGTCCGGAGACGGCCTTCACCGAGCACCGCGCCGCGGCCTGGTGCGCGGAGCTGCTGCGCGAGCACGGTTTCGCCGTGACCGCGCCCGCCCACGGCCTGGACACCGCGTTCGTGGCCACCGCCGGGACCGGCCCGGTCACGGTGGCGATCGCCTGCGAGTACGACGCGCTGCCGGACCTCGGCCACGCCTGCGGCCACAACCTGATCGCGGCGGCCGGTGTCGGCGCGGCGCTGGGCCTGGCCCCGTTCGCGGCGGAACTGGGCCTGACCGTGCGGGTCGTGGGCACGCCTGCCGAGGAGCGCGGCGCGGGCAAGGCGCTGCTTCTGGAGGCCGGGGCGTTCGACGGGGTGGACGCGGCGATGATGGTGCACCCGTGTCCGTTCGAGATGTCCGACTTCCGGTCGTTCGCGCTGGGCACGCTGTCCGTCACGTACACCGGCCGCACCGCCCACCCCAGCCTCAACCCGCACGAGGGCCGCAACGCGGCCGACGCTCTGACGGTCGCGCAGGTCGCCCTGGGCCTGCTGCGCCAGCAGTTGCCGCCGCAGTGGCGGGTGCACGGCGTCACGACGTCGGCGGGCTCGGCGCCCAACGCGATACCGGACCGCGCGACGGCCGAGTACGAGATCCGCGCCGAGGCCGCCGAGGACCTGCGCGAGCTGCGGGAGCGGGTGGAGGCGTGCTTCCGGGCCGGGGCGCTGGCGACCGGCTGCGAGGTGACGCTGGAGCGCCCGGAGCCCGACTACCTGGACTTCCGCGGCGACCCCGGGCTGATCGCCCTGTGGGAGGCGAACGCGCGCGCCCTGGGCCGGCCGGAGCCGGTCGTGCGCGGGCCCTTCGCCTGTACGGACATGGGCAACGTGTCGCACGCGGTCCCCTCGATCCATCCCGTACTGGACATCAGCGGGGGCGCCTGCGGGCCGCACGAGCCGGAGTTCGCCGAGGCGGCGGTGTCGCCGGCGGCCGAACAGGCACTGCTGGACGGCGCGGTGGGCCTGGCCTGGACGGCCGCGGACTTCGCGTACGGCAGGAACGGCGGAAGCGGCGGCGCGGCCGGGGCGTGA
- a CDS encoding ABC transporter substrate-binding protein, producing the protein MTVSRRSLLTTRRRAAAAVAALGAATLLLTGCGSDAGADSKDKGGKDAASGETRTVKDATGKVVQVPAHPQRIVTLTQEDLDAVLALKIKPVGITNGQGLDKPPAYLADKVKGIDVVGGLLKPVMDKVIAAKPDLILAGDMQDEQVLKQLREITPATLVTMAPTDDWKISFRGIGNAVNKLNDANKVIADHEAAAKAAGEKLGANKGAAVSIVRWNQDGPSWMERKQFASGVALEMGLKRPANQNKDGNAHTPSLSLEKINEIDGDWLFLSTLTSDGEKALKDVQTKPAYKELGAVRKNHVATVDGSVWSTRGGPLASDVVMNDISKALSKS; encoded by the coding sequence ATGACCGTGTCCCGCCGCTCACTTCTGACCACCCGGCGCCGTGCCGCCGCGGCCGTCGCCGCCCTCGGGGCCGCGACGCTGCTGCTCACCGGCTGCGGATCGGACGCCGGCGCGGACTCCAAGGACAAGGGCGGCAAGGACGCGGCGTCCGGCGAGACCCGTACGGTCAAGGACGCCACCGGCAAGGTCGTCCAGGTGCCCGCCCACCCGCAGCGGATCGTCACGCTGACCCAGGAAGACCTGGACGCGGTGCTGGCGCTGAAGATCAAGCCGGTCGGCATCACCAACGGGCAGGGCCTGGACAAGCCGCCCGCCTACCTGGCCGACAAGGTCAAGGGCATCGACGTCGTCGGCGGCCTGCTCAAGCCGGTCATGGACAAGGTCATCGCGGCCAAGCCCGACCTGATCCTCGCCGGTGACATGCAGGACGAGCAGGTACTCAAGCAGCTGCGCGAGATCACCCCCGCCACCCTGGTCACCATGGCGCCCACCGACGACTGGAAGATCTCCTTCCGCGGTATCGGAAACGCCGTCAACAAGCTGAACGACGCCAACAAGGTCATCGCCGACCACGAGGCGGCCGCCAAGGCGGCGGGTGAGAAGCTGGGCGCCAACAAGGGCGCCGCCGTCTCCATCGTCCGCTGGAACCAGGACGGGCCGAGCTGGATGGAGCGCAAGCAGTTCGCCAGCGGCGTCGCCCTGGAGATGGGTCTGAAGCGGCCCGCCAACCAGAACAAGGACGGCAACGCGCACACCCCGTCGCTCAGCCTGGAGAAGATCAACGAGATCGACGGCGACTGGCTGTTCCTGTCCACGCTGACCTCCGACGGCGAGAAGGCCCTGAAGGACGTGCAGACCAAGCCCGCCTACAAGGAGCTGGGCGCGGTCCGGAAGAACCACGTGGCGACCGTCGACGGTTCCGTCTGGTCCACCCGCGGCGGCCCGCTCGCCAGCGATGTCGTCATGAACGACATCAGCAAGGCGCTGTCCAAGTCCTGA
- a CDS encoding ABC transporter ATP-binding protein — translation MELRVEQLTAGYAGHPVVDRVDLTVESGTVVAVVGPNGCGKSTLLRCLARLHEPESGRVFAGDADVWRLKQREAAHRIALLPQSPQAPEAVTVAGLVRYGRHPHQGLFRQWSREDERAVTRALEQTGTSALAGRRLDQLSGGQRQRCWLAMALAQETPVVLLDEPTSALDIGHAVEVLDLVREVAAGGRTIVMVVHDLAAAARYADTVVAMRSGRVVAAGPPREIIDAALVKELYGVDAEILAAPSDGSPVVVPTARAAEPVRS, via the coding sequence GTGGAACTCCGCGTCGAGCAGCTCACCGCCGGATACGCCGGGCACCCGGTCGTCGACCGCGTGGACCTGACGGTCGAGTCGGGCACGGTGGTGGCGGTGGTCGGCCCCAACGGCTGCGGCAAATCCACCCTGCTGCGCTGCCTGGCCCGCCTCCACGAACCGGAATCGGGGCGGGTGTTCGCGGGCGACGCGGACGTGTGGCGGCTCAAGCAGCGGGAGGCGGCCCACCGCATCGCGCTGCTCCCCCAGTCCCCCCAGGCACCCGAGGCGGTCACCGTCGCCGGGCTCGTACGGTACGGACGCCACCCGCACCAGGGCCTGTTCCGCCAGTGGTCGCGCGAGGACGAACGGGCCGTGACCCGCGCCCTGGAGCAGACCGGCACCAGCGCCCTGGCCGGCCGGCGCCTCGACCAGCTCTCCGGCGGCCAGCGCCAGCGCTGCTGGCTGGCCATGGCGCTCGCCCAGGAGACCCCCGTCGTGCTGCTCGACGAGCCGACCAGCGCCCTCGACATCGGGCACGCCGTGGAGGTGCTGGACCTGGTGCGCGAGGTCGCGGCGGGCGGGCGCACCATCGTCATGGTCGTCCACGACCTCGCGGCGGCGGCCCGCTACGCCGACACGGTCGTCGCGATGCGCTCGGGCCGGGTGGTCGCCGCCGGCCCGCCGCGCGAGATCATCGACGCCGCGCTCGTGAAGGAGCTGTACGGCGTGGACGCGGAGATCCTCGCCGCGCCCTCCGACGGCTCCCCGGTGGTCGTACCGACGGCCCGCGCGGCGGAACCCGTACGGTCCTGA
- a CDS encoding glycosyltransferase: MRVLCTATGSPSHGRALLPLARALAGAGHEVTVVTTADVAPVFAADPVTVEPTLPRIDFSAMGRASAEAAEAAEAAGADTADDDHEAHLKVLVDRLTGDMALEGHRVLAELARDFRPDAIIRDGMDIGACLLAEQLGIPQLPIPAGTVNILDPAALLPALNRLREQLGLPVQEEPGSLYPHGRFDYLPAEYSFARFPATVLAYRQTTVVDRTAGLPDWVAELPTDRPLVFAAVGTALPMFREVLPPGTPLPVGMTDPAEQLATIIAGLSRLECTAVVATGGIEAAGGVEPAPHVHLTDRLAQPLLLECADLFVTHGGYNSIREAVRTGTPMAVLPNFGDQLPNAARVQELGLGRHLTDTDPDAVAAVCRELLADRETAARCRRAQLASLALPDIGQVVADLEKLVA; encoded by the coding sequence ATGCGCGTCCTGTGCACCGCCACCGGCTCCCCCTCGCACGGCCGAGCCCTGCTGCCGCTGGCCCGCGCGCTGGCCGGCGCCGGACACGAGGTCACGGTCGTCACGACGGCCGACGTGGCACCCGTATTCGCCGCCGACCCCGTGACGGTCGAGCCCACCCTGCCGCGCATCGACTTCAGCGCGATGGGGCGCGCCTCGGCCGAGGCGGCCGAGGCAGCCGAGGCGGCGGGGGCCGACACGGCGGACGACGACCACGAAGCGCACCTGAAGGTCCTGGTCGACCGCCTCACCGGCGACATGGCCCTCGAAGGCCACCGCGTCCTTGCGGAGCTGGCCCGGGACTTCCGCCCCGACGCGATCATCCGCGACGGCATGGACATCGGCGCCTGCCTGCTCGCCGAACAGCTCGGCATCCCGCAGCTGCCCATCCCCGCGGGCACCGTCAACATCCTCGACCCGGCGGCGCTGCTCCCGGCGCTGAACCGGCTGCGGGAGCAGCTGGGGCTGCCCGTGCAGGAGGAGCCCGGGTCGCTCTACCCGCACGGCCGTTTCGACTACCTGCCCGCCGAGTACTCCTTCGCGCGGTTCCCGGCCACCGTACTGGCCTACCGCCAGACCACCGTGGTGGACCGCACCGCCGGACTGCCGGACTGGGTCGCCGAACTCCCCACCGACCGGCCGCTGGTGTTCGCCGCGGTGGGCACCGCGCTGCCGATGTTCCGCGAGGTGCTGCCCCCGGGCACCCCGCTGCCGGTGGGCATGACCGACCCGGCGGAGCAGCTGGCGACCATCATCGCGGGCCTGTCCCGGCTGGAGTGCACGGCCGTGGTGGCGACCGGCGGCATCGAAGCGGCCGGCGGCGTCGAGCCCGCGCCGCACGTCCACCTGACGGACCGCCTCGCGCAGCCGCTGCTGCTGGAGTGCGCCGACCTGTTCGTCACCCACGGCGGCTACAACAGCATCCGCGAAGCGGTGCGCACGGGCACGCCCATGGCGGTGCTGCCGAACTTCGGCGACCAGCTGCCCAACGCCGCGCGCGTACAGGAACTGGGCCTCGGCCGGCACCTCACGGACACCGACCCGGACGCCGTGGCCGCCGTGTGCCGGGAGCTGCTGGCCGACCGTGAGACGGCCGCGCGCTGCCGGCGGGCGCAGCTCGCCAGCCTCGCCCTGCCGGACATCGGGCAGGTCGTCGCCGACCTGGAAAAGCTGGTTGCCTGA